The following are encoded together in the Carassius auratus strain Wakin chromosome 34, ASM336829v1, whole genome shotgun sequence genome:
- the LOC113053149 gene encoding 60 kDa heat shock protein, mitochondrial-like, giving the protein MLRLPSVMKQMRPVCRALAPHLTRAYAKEVKFGADARAMMLQGVDLLADAVAVTMGPKGRNVIIEQSWGSPKVTKDGVTVAKSIDLKDRYKNIGAKLVQDVANNTNEEAGDGTTTATVLARAIAKEGFDTISKGANPVEIRRGVMLAVEEVINELKKLSKPVTTPEEIAQVATISANGDTEVGTIISNAMKKVGRKGVITVKDGKTLHDELEIIEGMRFDRGYISPYFINTAKGQKCEFQDAFLLLSEKKISSVQSIVPALEMANQHRKPLVIIAEDVDGEALSTLVLNRLKVGLQVVAVKAPGFGDNRKNQLQDMAISTGGTVFGDEAMSLAIEDIQTHDFGRVGEVIVTKDDTMLLKGRGDPAAIEKRVNEIAEQLESTNSDYEKEKLNERLAKLSDGVAVIKVGGTSDVEVNEKKDRVTDALNATRAAVEEGIVLGGGCALLRCIPALDNIKPANNDQKIGIEIIRSALRIPAMTIAKNAGVDGSLVVEKILQSAPEIGYDAMNGEYVNMVEKGIIDPTKVVRTALLDAAGVASLLATAEAVVTEIPKEEKDTPAGGMGGMGGMGGMGGMGF; this is encoded by the exons ATGCTGCGTTTACCTAGTGTGATGAAACAGATGAGGCCAGTGTGCAGGGCGCTGGCCCCACACCTGACCCGTGCGTATGCCAAGGAAGTCAAGTTTGGAGCAGATGCCCGGGCCATGATGCTCCAGGGCGTTGACCTGCTGGCTGATGCTGTGGCCGTCACCATGGGACCAAAG GGTCGCAACGTTATCATTGAGCAGAGCTGGGGCAGCCCCAAAGTCACCAAAGATGGTGTCACAGTTGCCAAAAGTATCGACCTGAAGGATAGGTATAAGAACATTGGGGCGAAGCTGGTACAGGATGTGGCCAACAATACTAACGAGGAGGCTGGAGACGGCACCACAACCGCCACAGTCTTGGCCCGGGCTATTGCCAAAGAGGGATTTGACACCATCAGCAAAGGAGCCAACCCTGTGGAGATCCGTAGAGGAGTCATGCTGGCGGTGGAAGAAGTCATCAATGAACTCAAGAAACTCTCCAAGCCGGTCACAACACCAGAGGAAATTGCCCAG GTGGCCACTATTTCTGCCAATGGAGACACTGAAGTTGGTACCATCATCTCCAATGCTATGAAGAAAGTGGGCCGCAAGGGTGTTATTACAGTGAAG GATGGTAAAACCCTACATGATGAGCTTGAGATCATTGAGGGCATGAGGTTCGACCGTGGCTACATTTCTCCTTACTTCATCAACACAGCTAAAG GTCAGAAGTGTGAGTTCCAGGATGCTTTTTTGCTTCTGAGTGAGAAGAAGATCTCCAGTGTACAGAGTATCGTGCCAGCACTAGAAATGGCCAACCAGCATCGCAAGCCTCTGGTCATCATTGCTGAAGATGTGGACGGAGAGGCACTCAGCACTCTGGTCCTCAACAG GTTGAAGGTTGGACTTCAGGTCGTTGCAGTCAAGGCTCCAGGATTCGGTGACAACAGAAAAAACCAGCTCCAGGATATGGCCATTTCCACTGGAGGCACG GTGTTCGGTGATGAGGCTATGAGTCTGGCCATTGAGGACATCCAGACTCATGACTTTGGCAGAGTCGGAGAGGTCATCGTGACAAAGGATGACACAATGCTCCTCAAAGGCCGTGGTGATCCAGCAGCCATTGAAAAGCGTGTGAATGAGATCGCTGAACAGCTGGAGAGCACAAACAGTGACTACGAGAAGGAGAAACTCAACGAGCGTCTGGCCAAGCTCTCTGATGGAGTGGCTGTGATTAAG GTTGGAGGAACAAGTGACGTTGAAGTGAATGAGAAGAAGGACCGTGTCACTGATGCGCTGAACGCCACTCGAGCCGCTGTGGAGGAGGGAATCGTTCTTGGAGGAGGATGTGCCCTGCTGCGCTGCATCCCAGCCCTGGACAACATCAAGCCAGCCAATAATGATCAAAAGATCG GTATCGAAATTATTCGCAGTGCGCTTCGTATTCCTGCAATGACCATTGCCAAGAATGCAGGAGTTGACGGCTCTCTGGTGGTGGAGAAGATCTTGCAGAGCGCTCCAGAGATTGGATATGATGCTATGAATGGAGAATATGTAAACATGGTCGAAAAAGGCATTATTGACCCCACgaag GTCGTGAGGACTGCATTGCTAGATGCTGCAGGTGTTGCATCTCTGCTGGCTACTGCTGAAGCTGTAGTCACTGAGATACCAAAGGAGGAGAAGGACACGCCAGCTGGAGGAATGGGTGGAATGGGAGGCATGGGAGGTATGGGTGGCATGGGATTCTAA